A region from the Bactrocera dorsalis isolate Fly_Bdor chromosome 1, ASM2337382v1, whole genome shotgun sequence genome encodes:
- the LOC105222386 gene encoding dedicator of cytokinesis protein 9 isoform X4, giving the protein MSERKFSRVLNSNKAGMAAQLRDSVSQVVRQSTALMQYPAPDSRNVNKSHVVEPIDFEGFVAKNKMLIQNDPQRELLIYPNDDVSEIVMPRKQRTNTKSIIDRFEPPNEAIICPLHGGTNGSSNGSSSASISRQSSHTNSPKATQRQISSQSNANVQNGNLSRKSSQSSSTKIQLSIKSPTSSHESYESALSTACSAGGNLTSNSHSSSSSTLKSNILAQPEEDEDLDGSDGADGMSSNDSGGGTRAECTRFTRQALYTYRAKNHLIHYKYSAYGGTCHDLPKINPPEALIEEVYEIDADQDRIDEQMTRSQADSITKQGYLLKGPDSGSDRMFVNIGNKSFKRRYCYLRQEVDGTYILELHKDEKQGEAKATIVMDFCTEVVQNPKRGRFCFELRMTAGHKSFTLAAENEEEFKDWLSKLSLVLQQNKIQEDKRVASLERAPQPSTSTVIFGTLKGLDQSMNPQLIKYGRETDISIAQARREHRRRLFACYQTTGKATSTDSVDQFREQFGKRIFIACKGLRFRLQCAGTDGLDGENLCQVEPYITSLALYDARNARKLTESFYFNVNDDSVSDMLPTTPVPNSVSACCVPQRRADEKDERARSNGVRVQNSLLENLSGDLLRCGKEHFAHLRQAVFSVTAPHPDIYLVLKVEKILQGSIVQAAEPYLKTGRDPKIALKLHKTARNYAQNIGHYRQPFAWAAKPLFRLYRNELDTENNTFELTTIYRQEANKLKDEELLKLLAEYRKPDKLSKLTVIPGYMKLTIEEVEKVSGSFTKSLVPLANFTFPPKPPTLELTEFQSNCKRDTYPYITFCNHLFVYPQYLQFDSQKLFSRARNITVVVELRDSDEEGSKPLKCIYGRPGHDFLVSQIACPVLHHHTTPTWYEEVKMRLPLGLFPEHHLLFSFYHVSCNLGKKRDANAAFETPIGYAWLPLLQKGRINLEEQAIAVSASLPAGYLSIQPLGLGKGQNCGPEIQWIDNQRLLFGVAFRMDSTVLTADQHLHNFFAHCERLLEGGKTTALPAESETCKILKAAHAVDISTLINFLPTVLNELFTLLVHTQSEEIGLNIIRLLINIIHMLIDEAGRKELLSAYVKYVFHAPYYSQKTSRTVHGELCKYLPTILHPHNTDFLIVNKFMHYSGIFFDLIIKSMAQHLLDTGRIRMLRNERFPKEFPARVESLIKVLTSYLISRYKDLPVETQQLNRSLSQFVRRCLSYMDRGFVFKLIKYYMEQFEPGDQRTLQEFKFDFLAEICQHEHYVPLNLPFVLNPKNRPPEMMLHFTLSDEFCRQHFLAGLLLQQLKQSLNEASAVRRHALRIFKNLLAKHELDDRYQNRGQLSRIALIYVPWLGIVIENTHRIDDMSGVATPNGHVYADSASYTQRLSCSSSYVFGKDTALNSSTSTPRSKNRMTLHIEHPSPLRASVYVRDTAHPGTAPLANGNSESSLNTLNSDSQNSQDTPTLGAVTNGHHVTDLTDVAMRNGHNRSLNLMHGLNSLPRCDKFNTAESKDLLLGFLFVVKHLAQDQMIGWWQNCTETETLAYLSILDLCLVQFRYVGKKHINLTDDGKEARAARTAKASTLPARMQPPSAEQAANGNGTAHESGTLNHTQNRENLVEETARSQQALYESNLATEIGMIILDSLGLYAVHFRDKLCDSLVLPQLARVYLRFLQLGQSERLSKHVFAALRAFINNFSIALFKGNATLCGQMVYELLKGCDSRLVAIRHESCAVLYLLMRSNFEYTGRKGLTRVHLQVIISVSQMIGNVIGLNNARFQESLSMINSYANSDKAMKGTGFPMEVKDLTRRVRTVLMATAQMQAHHMDPERLLELQYSLANSYASTPELRHTWLITMARNHEQNGNISEAACCHLHIAALMSEYLRLRGGCNINWGASSFKQISRNIPRDEQGLKLDAGAQDSQYTEQMLLDQLKQCADFLDRAERFECLGDLYKLILPMYERNRSYIELAQSYEHLMQAYNKIVEVNRSGKRMLGRFYRVVFFGMMYFEDDHAVEFVYKEPKLTSLSEISERLSKQYKEKFGEDVVKMIMDSSPVDPNALDAKLAYIQVTHVIPFFSKEELDQRLNEFEQNHDVDTFMYETPFTKSGAARGSVEEQWKRKTVIKTTYSFPYVLKRIPVKSREIIELSPIEVAIDEMQTKVSELEEVILPPADVKKLQLRLQGSVAVTVNAGPLAYAQAFLDPKIVSNFSIDRVEDLKDIFRDFVKVCNTALQLNARMISNDQAEYHNALAENYRKLCQALSELLGFGFAVY; this is encoded by the exons AACAAATCTCACGTGGTGGAGCCCATCGATTTTGAGGGCTTTGTGGCGAAAAACAAAATGCTTATACAAAATGATCCACAGCGAGAACTCTTGATATATCCCAATGACGATGTGTCG GAAATCGTTATGCCTCGCAAACAGCGCACAAATACCAAATCAATTATCGACCGTTTCGAACCGCCGAACGAAGCTATCATTTGCCCATTACACGGCGGCACAAATGGCAGCTCTAACGGCTCAAGTAGTGCTTCCATTTCACGCCAGAGTAGTCATACAAATAGTCCCAAGGCAACACAACGCCAAATTAGCAGTCAATCCAATGCAAATGTACAAAACGGTAATCTCTCGAGAAAAAGCTCGCAGAGCTCATCTACAAAAATACAGCTATCCATCAAATCACCAACTTCCTCACACGAATCCTATGAGTCTGCGCTATCGACTGCCTGCTCGGCTGGTGGCAATCTGACTTCCAACTCGCATTCATCCTCATCGTCAACATTGAAGTCGAATATACTCGCACAACCCGAAGAAGATGAGGATTTGGACGGCTCGGATGGTGCGGACGGCATGAGTAGCAATGACAGTGGTGGCGGTACACGCGCCGAATGTACGCGCTTCACACGTCAAGCGTTGTATACATATCGTGCCAAGAATCATCTCATACATTACAAGTATAGCGCTTACGGTGGCACTTGCCATGACTTGCCAAA AATAAATCCACCCGAGGCTTTGATAGAGGAAGTGTATGAGATTGATGCCGATCAGGATCGTATTGACGAGCAAATGACACGATCTCAAGCTGATTCGATAACCAAGCAGGGTTACTTGCTAAAGGGTCCCGACTCGGGTTCGGATCGCATGTTTGTCAATATTGGCAATAAATCCTTTAAAAGAAG GTATTGCTATCTGCGCCAGGAAGTGGACGGCACCTACATACTCGAATTACACAAAGATGAGAAGCAAGGTGAGGCTAAGGCAACCATAGTCATGGACTTTTGCACGGAAGTGGTGCAG AACCCCAAACGCGGACGCTTTTGCTTCGAACTACGCATGACCGCTGGTCATAAGTCCTTTACGCTCGCTgccgaaaacgaagaagaattCAAGGATTGGTTAAGCAAGCTCTCGCTGGTgttgcaacaaaacaaaattcaagaGGATAAACGTGTTGCATCATTGGAGCGCGCGCCGCAACCAAGCACCAGCACAGTCATCTTCGGCACACTAAAAGGCCTCGATCAGTCCATGAACCCGCAATTGATAAAGTACGGACGTGAAACAGACATTTCAATTGCGCAGGCGCGACGCGAACATCGCCGACGTCTCTTCGCTTGCTACCAAACGACGGGTAAAGCAACAAGCACCGACAGCGTCGATCAGTTTCGTGAGCAATTCGGCaaacgcatttttattgcctgtAAGGGCTTACGTTTTCGCTTGCAGTGCGCTGGCACAGACGGACTCGATGGCGAGAATTTATGCCAAGTGGAACCATACATCACCAGCTTGGCATTGTATGATGCACGTAACGCACGTAAATTAACCGAATCGTTTTACTTTAATGTAAACGATGATAGTGTGAGCGATATGCTGCCCACGACGCCAGTGCCAAATTCCGTCTCGGCTTGTTGTGTGCCACAGCGACGCGCCGATGAGAAGGATGAGCGCGCGCGCAGCAATGGCGTACGCGTACAAAACTCGTTGCTGGAGAATCTCTCCGGAGATTTGCTGCGTTGCGGCAAAGAACACTTCGCGCACTTGCGTCAGGCGGTATTCTCAGTGACAGCGCCACATCCAGATATCTACTTGGTGTTGAAGGTGGAGAAAATACTGCAAGGTAGCATAGTGCAAGCGGCCGAGCCGTACTTGAAGACTGGACGCGATCCGAAGATCGCattaaaattacacaaaacaGCGCGTAATTATGCGCAAAACATAGGACACTATCGGCAACCATTCGCATGGGCGGCCAAACCGCTCTTTCGACTCTACCGTAACGAATTGGATACGGAGAATAATACATTCGAATTGACGACCATCTACCGACAGGAGGCGAATAAATTGAAAGATGAGGAGCTGTTGAAATTGCTGGCGGAATACCGAAAGCCCGATAAACTGAGCAAACTCACAGTTATACCGGGCTATATGAAGCTAACCATTGAGGAGGTGGAGAAGGTGTCAG GTTCCTTTACTAAGTCTTTAGTGCCGCTAGCTAACTTCACATTTCCACCCAAACCGCCCACGCTCGAGCTGACCGAATTCCAAAGCAATTGCAAGCGCGACACCTATCCCTACATAACATTCTGCAATCACTTATTTGTCTATCCGCAGTACTTGCAATTCGATAGTCAAAAGTTATTTTCGCGCGCACGCAACATTACCGTGGTGGTGGAGTTGCGCGACTCGGATGAGGAGGGTAGCAAGCCACTGAAG TGCATTTACGGTCGCCCTGGTCATGATTTCCTAGTCTCGCAAATCGCTTGCCCCGTGCTGCATCATCACACCACACCCACTTGGTATGAGGAGGTGAAAATGCGTCTGCCATTGGGGCTCTTTCCCGAACATCACTTGCTCTTCTCCTTCTACCATGTGTCGTGTAATTTGGGCAAGAAGCGTGATGCCAATGCTGCGTTCGAAACACCCATCGGTTATGCTTGGTTGCCGCTGTTGCAAAAGGGTCGCATCAATCTCGAAGAGCAAGCCATCGCTGTGTCGGCGTCTCTACCGGCGGGCTATTTGTCGATACAGCCACTGGGCCTGGGCAAAGGG CAGAATTGTGGTCCTGAAATACAATGGATCGACAATCAGCGCTTACTGTTCGGCGTCGCCTTCCGCATGGACTCAACCGTACTGACCGCCGATCAGCATTTGCATAACTTTTTCGCACACTGCGAAAGACTGTTGGAGGGCGGCAAAACCACAGCGCTACCCGCAGAATCGGAGACCTGTAAAATACTCAAAGCGGCGCATGCAGTCGATATCAGCACGCTGATTAATTTCTTGCCGACCGTATTGAATGAACTGTTCACACTACTCGTGCACACACAGTCGGAGGAGATCGGCTTGAATATCATACGCCTACTGATCAACATCATACACATGCTCATCGATGAGGCCGGTCGCAAAGAACTACTCAGCGCCTACGTTAAGTATGTGTTTCATGCGCCCTACTACAGCCAGAAAACGTCGCGTACGGTGCACGGTGAGCTGTGCAAATATCTGCCGACCATTTTGCATCCGCACAATACCGATTTTCTGATCGTCAATAAGTTTATGCATTATTCGGGTATATTCTTCGATTTGATCATTAAAAGTATGGCACAACACTTATTAGATACGGGACGTATACGTATGTTGCGGAACGAAAGATTTCCCAAAGAATTTCCAGCGCGTGTTGAGAGTTTGATCAAAGTGCTGACTTCATATCTGATCTCGCGCTACAAAGATCTGCCTGTCGAGACGCAACAGTTGAATCGTTCGTTGTCGCAATTCGTGCGTCGCTGCCTCAGCTACATGGATCGTGGTTTCGTCTTCAAGTTAATCAAATATTATATGGAACAATTTGAGCCGGGCGATCAGCGTACGCTGCAAGAATTTAAGTTTGACTTTCTGGCTGAGATTTGTCAGCACGAGCATTATGTGCCGCTGAATTTGCCATTCGTGTTGAATCCGAAGAATCGTCCACCGGAAATGATGCTGCACTTTACACTTTCTGACGAGTTCTGTCGCCAACACTTTCTTGCCGGTTTGCTGTTGCAACAGCTGAAACAAAGTCTGAACGAAGCGAGCGCGGTGCGACGCCATGCGCTGCGCATCTTCAAAAATCTGCTCGCCAAGCATGAACTCGACGATCGCTATCAGAATCGTGGACAACTCTCACGCATAGCGCTAATCTATGTGCCATGGTTGGGCATTGTCATAGAAAACACGCATCGTATCGACGATATGTCTGGCGTGGCAACGCCAAATGGCCACGTCTACGCCGATTCGGCTTCATATACGCAGCGTTTGTCATGTTCCAGCAGTTATGTATTCGGCAAAGACACAGCCTTGAACTCGTCAACGTCTACGCCGCGTTCGAAAAACCGCATGACACTGCATATTGAACATCCAAGTCCACTGCGCGCTTCAGTGTATGTGAGAGATACGGCGCACCCAGGCACAGCGCCGCTCGCAAATGGTAACTCGGAGAGTTCGCTAAATACTCTAAATTCCGATTCGCAAAATTCACAAGACACACCCACTTTAGGCGCCGTCACAAATGGTCATCATGTTACCGACTTGACCGACGTTGCCATGCGCAACGGTCACAATCGCTCGCTTAATCTTATGCACGGTTTGAATAGTCTACCGCGTTGCGATAAATTCAATACGGCGGAGAGTAAAGATCTCTTGCTTGGTTTTCTGTTTGTGGTCAAGCATTTGGCGCAAGATCAAATGATCGGTTGGTGGCAGAATTGTACCGAAACCGAAACGCTGGCTTATCTCAGCATATTGGATTTATGTCTGGTGCAATTCCGTTACGTGGGCAAAAAGCATATCAATTTAACGGACGATGGTAAGGAAGCGCGTGCGGCGCGCACCGCAAAGGCCAGTACATTACCTGCGCGCATGCAGCCACCTAGCGCGGAGCAAGCCGCCAACGGTAATGGTACAGCTCATGAATCAGGTACACTTAATCATACGCAGAATCGTGAAAATCTTGTTGAAGAGACTGCGCGCAGTCAACAGGCGCTTTACGAGTCTAATTTGGCCACTGAAATCGGTATGATCATACTCGATAGTCTCGGCTTGTATGCCGTACACTTTCGTGACAAATTGTGTGATAGTCTAGTGTTGCCACAGCTGGCGCGCGTCTATCTGCGTTTCCTGCAGCTGGGTCAGTCGGAAAGATTGTCGAAACATGTGTTTGCCGCACTGCGCGCATTCATTAACAATTTCTCAATAGCGCTTTTCAAAGGCAATGCCACGCTATGCGGTCAAATGGTCTATGAGCTTTTGAAGGGTTGCGACAGTCGTCTAGTCGCAATACGCCACGAGTCATGCGCAGTGCTCTATCTGCTGATGCGCAGCAACTTTGAATATACCGGCCGCAAAGGACTCACGCGTGTGCATCTGCAAGTGATCATCTCCGTCTCACAGATGATAGGCAATGTGATCGGTTTGAATAACGCGCGCTTTCAAGAAAGTCTCTCCATGATTAACAGTTACGCGAATAGCGATAAAGCAATGAAGGGCACCGGTTTCCCAATGGAGGTTAAAGATCTAACGCGTCGCGTGCGCACCGTACTTATGGCCACCGCACAAATGCAGGCCCATCATATGGATCCCGAACGCTTACTCGAGCTACAGTATTCACTTGCCAACTCTTATGCTTCCACACCCGAACTACGCCACACCTGGCTCATTACGATGGCGCGCAATCACGAGCAAAATGGTAACATATCGGAGGCGGCTTGCTGCCACCTGCACATCGCTGCGCTCATGTCAGAGTATTTACGCTTACGCGGTGGCTGCAACATCAACTGGGGCGCCTCGTCCTTCAAGCAGATATCACGTAATATACCGCGTGACGAGCAAGGTTTGAAATTGGATGCAGGCGCTCAAGATTCGCAATACACCGAACAGATGCTGTTGGACCAGCTGAAGCAGTGCGCTGATTTTCTCGATCGTGCTGAACGCTTCGAGTGCTTGGGCGATCTTTATAAACTCATATTGCCGATGTATGAGCGCAATCGTTCGTATATCGAGTTGGCGCAATCGTATGAGCATCTCATGCAAGCTTATAATAAAATCGTTGAAGTGAATCGTTCCGGCAAACGCATGTTGGGTCGTTTCTATCGTGTCGTGTTTTTCGGCATG aTGTACTTTGAAGATGATCACGCGGTTGAGTTTGTTTACAAGGAACCGAAACTAACCTCACTTAGCGAGATTTCCGAGCGACTCTCGAAACAATACAAAGAGAAATTCGGCGAGGATGTGGTCAAAATGATAATGGACTCATCACCG GTGGATCCTAATGCGCTCGATGCCAAATTGGCGTACATCCAAGTCACCCACGTCATACCATTCTTCAGCAAAGAAGAGCTCGATCAGCGCCTAAACGAATTCGAACAAAATCACGATGTCGACACTTTTATGTACGAAACACCATTCACGAAATCCGGTGCAGCGCGTGGCAGCGTCGAGGAGCAATGGAAGCGCAAAACAGTCATCAAAA CCACCTACTCCTTCCCCTACGTGCTGAAACGTATACCGGTAAAGTCGCGCGAAATCATCGAGCTGAGTCCCATAGAGGTGGCGATCGATGAAATGCAAACGAAGGTTTCAGAACTCGAAGAGGTCATACTGCCGCCAGCCGATGTTAAGAAGCTGCAGTTGCGGCTGCAAGGCAGCGTCGCCGTCACCGTTAATGCTGGTCCACTCGCCTATGCGCAAGCATTTTTGGATCCCAAAATAGTGAGCAATTTCTCCATTGACCGCGTAGAAGATTTGAAGGACATTTTCAG GGACTTCGTTAAGGTGTGCAATACAGCGCTGCAGTTGAACGCGCGCATGATCAGCAACGATCAAGCGGAATATCATAATGCGCTCGCCGAAAACTACCGCAAACTGTGTCAGGCGCTCAGCGAGCTACTCG